In one window of Deltaproteobacteria bacterium DNA:
- the bcp gene encoding thioredoxin-dependent thiol peroxidase, which produces MATKTTKTSPAKKTAGALRAGAKRSKAKAVTKGALAAGDKAPGFALADQGGAVHKLSDHAGRKVLVYFYPKADTPGCTVQACSVRDARPTLGKRGVDVIGISPDKPPAQLRFDIKHRLGFPLLADADHAVARAFGVWREKSMYGRKYLGIVRSAFLIDEQGRIEAAWYGVSPKDTVPGALAALAG; this is translated from the coding sequence ATGGCGACGAAGACGACGAAGACGAGTCCTGCGAAGAAGACCGCGGGCGCGCTACGTGCCGGCGCGAAGAGGTCCAAAGCCAAGGCGGTGACCAAGGGCGCACTCGCGGCGGGCGACAAGGCGCCGGGCTTTGCGCTGGCCGATCAGGGCGGGGCGGTGCACAAACTCTCCGATCACGCGGGGCGGAAGGTGCTCGTGTACTTCTATCCGAAGGCCGATACGCCGGGATGCACGGTGCAGGCGTGCAGTGTGCGTGACGCGCGTCCAACGCTCGGGAAGCGGGGGGTCGACGTGATCGGCATCAGCCCGGACAAGCCGCCGGCCCAGCTGAGGTTCGACATCAAGCACCGACTCGGATTCCCGCTCCTCGCCGATGCAGATCACGCCGTCGCCCGGGCGTTCGGCGTCTGGCGCGAGAAGTCCATGTACGGGCGCAAGTACCTGGGCATCGTGCGGTCGGCCTTCCTGATCGACGAGCAGGGAAGGATCGAGGCGGCATGGTACGGCGTGAGCCCGAAGGACACCGTACCAGGGGCCCTCGCCGCGCTTGCCGGCTGA